CGCAGTGTAGCCAAGGGCGAAACATTTGGCCGGTTGAGCGAAGAGGCAAGCTTGTAGAGTTGGTAGCCGCTATACACAACGCTGCCTAGGGTGTAGACACCGAGTGAGAAAGCATGGATGTCGTTCATCTCGACTGTCGGAGGTAGGAACAGCGAGAAAAGATAGCGGCCGAACATGAGCGGGATGATGGTAACGCTGATACCGCTCACGCCCATGAAGATCCAAATGGTAACCACAAAGCATGCGATGCGCAGACGAAACCAAGGTGGAATGTAAACCATCTGCACCAATTCCGAATTGTGTACGCCTCCATCAGTGTTGCCATCCTTGCGCACATTGTCTTTGTCCACGTCTACGAAGACGGCTTGCCCCTTAGGCACACGACACTGATCTGAAGCAGGTGCCCGAACGTATCGGCCGTCAGGGACAAAATAAGCGTCGGCGGTACCATCTTCGTATGTCTTTTCTTCTTCGTTCTGCGGTGTGTTGATATCGCCTTTACGGCCAATAAGCCAGCCGAACCAAGTGGACCTGATGTGATgaccttcctcttcttcgttCCTCTCGTTGAAGAGGAAATGTGAGAGTCGAAGGGCACTTGCGCACTTCTTGAACCACCATGTGCAGACTGTGTGCAGACTCTCTCCTGGCTTGTATGCCTTGATGATGACCGGTGTGAGGAAATTGTAGAAAAGGAGGTCGAGCGGGAATTCCAACGATGGCGCTTCAGTCGTCCAGTGAATCGGCAGTACACCGTATGTGACACGACTGAGTGTCCACACAACTCCTCCAAGGCAGACTATGACTAGAGCTCCGTACACAAGTGCACTGAACGCAATCTTACGAAGCTGAGTGGCGACGCTACGCTCGAGAACGTCTCGGACCGGATGAAAGGTAGGATCGTCCGGATCGCGAATGAAGTACAGAACCCCTTTCCTCATGATCTTGCGGCACATGGAGACGAAGAGCGCAAAGTGGAACATGTAACACGTACCGATGAACCAATGTACAAAGCCAGCTGTCCATGGACTCCCACAAGCAAATTGCCATCGAGAGTAGAGTGTAGCGTTCTTGAACAAAGGCAACATAGCGAGGTCAAGCAGTAGTCCACAATACAGCGGGAATGCCAACATCTCGATGCTGATAATGAGGATAACCTTCAAGACCCCGCCGGCTTGCTGCAGGATATCAGCGATGATACGCTCGATCTTCTGGCCTTGTTGCGAAGAGCTGAGCGGCGTCGCACGTCTGAGGTAAACGGCTCCAGCCAGAGCGAAGAAAGTGTAGCCGGCAGTAACGGCGATCAGACGGTCTTTTGCTGTCCAATGCTCCAGCGCAGATGCAACATCTTCGGTGGAACCAAGGTCCATATCGAGAGTGATCTTGTAAGACTTAGATGTCCACATCTGTGCGAGCAGTTCACTGCTCTTCTGAATGAGACCTCCTACGCTGCTTCCTGCACGACCAAGGCCCTTCCAAAGGAGCGCGAAAGATGAATCAGCTTGCGCCTCTTCCAGCACAGAACCAAAGACATGACTCGTTTGGTTCAGAACGGATGACGTCGAGTTCTGGAGGCTTCGTAGCGCGGCGTGCGAGTTGATGGATAGCCTGAAGTATCCAGGGTGAGGCGAGAGTGATGAGTCAATGACCACCTTGGTGATGCGGAGCGCAGCATTCTTTGCAACCGATTGCGCAGGTACAGAGAGACTGCGAAGTACGTTCTCAACATATTCAGACCCTTCGCCCTTGGTCGACAATTTGATGACTGTTGAGATGGATCGAGAGACCCAGTACGTGAAGCCCGCAGCCACCACAAGCGTGAAGTCCACTACCAAGTCTGTTACTGTTGCGATGATCTGCAGAGGAAGCTTGATGAAGAGCGAGACGGGGCTCCCTATGAATAAAATGACGACTTTGCCCCATAGATATGGTAGCCAAACTGCACAGGCCAAGGTTGCAGAGATTAGTACCGCACTGAACAAAGCGTTCTGGAAGAGTCCCACGAGCGGTCCTTGCATACCAATGAGCTCAAGAATACCCTCCAGGTCTTCTGCGTCCTCGATCGCTTCCTGGTCGTTGACGTCGAGCCCAGCctgagcagcagcagcagcgactTCAGGGTCTTGAATCGCTGCGTTGGCCGGTTCGAGTGGTTCATTGCCAGCGAAAGGAACGAAAGGCGCCTCTTCGTCAAGATTGCGCACGACGTGTTCATCGTTCGCAGTTTCGTCTACAGGTCGTGTTGCAGGATCTGCAGGGCCGTAAATCCAGTCCAAGATTAGATCTAAGAATGAGGCTTCGAGCGCCTCCGCTGGGGCACCACCCACACTTGCCGCAGCCGCAGACGCCTCATCCGGAAGTGGAGCGTTTTGCTCCTCTGCCTCGGGCTGGCCGGTAGAGGATTCTGCTGCAATCTCGACATCCATTGCGGTTTCTCCTCGAATACCTTCGGCATTTGACGAAGACTCCGCAGGCGCCCGAGCTGCACTTTCGTCCTCGTCGCTCTGGGGAAGGTCGTTGACAACCCTACCTTTACCCTTGTTTTGTGAACTTCGTCCTTCCAGCGCTTGGTCGGAATCATCCTCCATATTGATATCAGAGACTTGCTGCCAACTTCCACTGCTCCCTTCGCTGCTAGGGTCGTTTTCTGACTGAGGTACGTCCAGTTGATTGCCTGACTCTTCTTCCGCTCCCTCATCGTCCCAATTTTCGGGAACGGCGTCGCGAGAGGCGTTTTCCGAGCTTGTTAGTACATTATCAAATGACCATGAGTTGCCCTCTTCCAGACCGCGCCTGATCTCTGTTGCAATAAAAGATCGATCCCTTGCGGGCATTCCTGGCCGCAGTAGAGATCCGGAAGCGTCCGCCTCGATGTTTTCAGATATCACTGCTTGCTGTTCGGGCAGGCTGCTGAAGCGCGTTGGGAAAGCAGCGGCATTGGAACCCGaaccttcttcttctgcaacCAAGCTTGCGTATGCGTCAATCAAGGACTGATCGTGGATCATGCCTATCATGTTCGCTTGCTCCTCAGACAAGCTTCGTATGACAGACTCTTTCCCCTCCTGTGTTGTTTCGGATTGGAGAGCATCTCTCAACCATTGTGGCAAGTCGGTATTTTGTAAGACCAGTTCATCAGCCCGTTCCCTTTGCCTACGGAGAAAATCGTTGTGTCGGCCGGCCCCAAGCTCGACCGCT
The window above is part of the Ascochyta rabiei chromosome 1, complete sequence genome. Proteins encoded here:
- a CDS encoding RING-type E3 ubiquitin transferase, with amino-acid sequence MATDAGPLDAAPLAQAHDLAHEADHEAFHDTQSTTSNMADRDEADTCRICRGEGTDDEPLFYPCKCSGSIKYVHQECLMEWLSHTQKKHCELCKTSFRFTKLYHPGMPSRIPTAVFLRRAALHVLHMFLTWCRGILVASVWLVLLPWCMRVVWRSLFWVGDGGWAGDMYTELPEATNRLQPIMSDPAHLETIHSTLDAARAANTTQNLTLSKLLMPISTTAQHQNAIANEPILWTFAKRLLLGWPHSAITFVPASLNSTDYNSTSDSLGFRSPSLLSDISWFRWFKSQTANRFLVDVFEGQIITMLVVVAFILIFLIREWVVQQQPVINMVALGGDGAPRVDRVAVQVQEEQAENVREQADNVAQHGEGTGRDEPVIARTEPELDANTAARAVELGAGRHNDFLRRQRERADELVLQNTDLPQWLRDALQSETTQEGKESVIRSLSEEQANMIGMIHDQSLIDAYASLVAEEEGSGSNAAAFPTRFSSLPEQQAVISENIEADASGSLLRPGMPARDRSFIATEIRRGLEEGNSWSFDNVLTSSENASRDAVPENWDDEGAEEESGNQLDVPQSENDPSSEGSSGSWQQVSDINMEDDSDQALEGRSSQNKGKGRVVNDLPQSDEDESAARAPAESSSNAEGIRGETAMDVEIAAESSTGQPEAEEQNAPLPDEASAAAASVGGAPAEALEASFLDLILDWIYGPADPATRPVDETANDEHVVRNLDEEAPFVPFAGNEPLEPANAAIQDPEVAAAAAQAGLDVNDQEAIEDAEDLEGILELIGMQGPLVGLFQNALFSAVLISATLACAVWLPYLWGKVVILFIGSPVSLFIKLPLQIIATVTDLVVDFTLVVAAGFTYWVSRSISTVIKLSTKGEGSEYVENVLRSLSVPAQSVAKNAALRITKVVIDSSLSPHPGYFRLSINSHAALRSLQNSTSSVLNQTSHVFGSVLEEAQADSSFALLWKGLGRAGSSVGGLIQKSSELLAQMWTSKSYKITLDMDLGSTEDVASALEHWTAKDRLIAVTAGYTFFALAGAVYLRRATPLSSSQQGQKIERIIADILQQAGGVLKVILIISIEMLAFPLYCGLLLDLAMLPLFKNATLYSRWQFACGSPWTAGFVHWFIGTCYMFHFALFVSMCRKIMRKGVLYFIRDPDDPTFHPVRDVLERSVATQLRKIAFSALVYGALVIVCLGGVVWTLSRVTYGVLPIHWTTEAPSLEFPLDLLFYNFLTPVIIKAYKPGESLHTVCTWWFKKCASALRLSHFLFNERNEEEEGHHIRSTWFGWLIGRKGDINTPQNEEEKTYEDGTADAYFVPDGRYVRAPASDQCRVPKGQAVFVDVDKDNVRKDGNTDGGVHNSELVQMVYIPPWFRLRIACFVVTIWIFMGVSGISVTIIPLMFGRYLFSLFLPPTVEMNDIHAFSLGVYTLGSVVYSGYQLYKLASSLNRPNVSPLATLRSVAATTSRVGLTVLRFSYVWASLIFAVPFLCAVLIELYFLMPLHAWMGPSEPHVVHLIQDWTLGFLYSRLAARMIFANRNSRPAQAFTQVVQRGYLYPDAKLATRCFVLPVLALFAVAVAAPALLALGANFTVYRGASEATRNLVWRHSFPAVGLSIGVALVGRVLARIVTRWRLVVRDEVYLIGERLHNFGEKKAPQARQEAGTQTSTTQSTAVHAA